A stretch of Vigna angularis cultivar LongXiaoDou No.4 chromosome 4, ASM1680809v1, whole genome shotgun sequence DNA encodes these proteins:
- the LOC108341896 gene encoding thioredoxin H-type 2, which translates to MAEEGQVIGVHSVSEWKEHLQKGKETGKLIVVDFTASWCGPCRFIGPVLVEIAKKMTHVTFLKVDVDELESVSREWEIEAMPTFLFLKEGKLVDKVVGAKKEELHAKIIEHANAAAGSSI; encoded by the exons ATGGCGGAAGAGGGACAAGTTATCGGTGTCCACTCCGTGAGTGAGTGGAAGGAACATCTCCAGAAGGGAAAAGAGACCGGCAAGCTG ATTGTGGTGGATTTCACTGCTTCTTGGTGCGGTCCATGCCGATTCATTGGTCCAGTCCTAGTTGAGATTGCTAAAAAGATGACCCATGTCACCTTTCTCAAAGTTGATGTAGATGAACTCGAG TCTGTTTCAAGAGAGTGGGAGATTGAAGCTATGCCAACCTTCCTGTTCTTGAAAGAAGGCAAGCTGGTGGACAAGGTTGTGGGAGCCAAGAAAGAGGAGCTGCACGCGAAAATAATCGAGCATGCAAATGCTGCTGCTGGTAGTTCCATATGA
- the LOC108342068 gene encoding uncharacterized protein LOC108342068 yields the protein MAFPQLIPSPTSSSLPHKPSSNPITLSLNPKSSNSLHHLNLAVLRHRCRKLNSTLRCSASSFSEKHHPNSPNSDDVVELPLFPLPLVLFPGAILPLQIFEFRYRIMMHTLLQTDLRFGVIYTDAVSGTAAVGCVGEVIKHERLVDDRFFLICKGQERFRVNSVVRTKPYLVAQVTWLEDRPSPSTDLDLDGLATEVETYMKDVIRLSNRLGGKPEKEVGDLRRNLFPTTFSFFVGSTFEGAPREQQALLELEDTAARLKREKETLKNTLNYLTAASAVKDVFPSSSNSS from the coding sequence ATGGCATTCCCACAGCTTATCCCTTCtcccacttcttcttctttaccTCACAAACCCTCCTCAAACCCTATAACACTctccctaaaccctaaatcctcAAACTCTCTGCACCATCTCAATCTCGCCGTTCTCCGCCACCGCTGCCGGAAACTTAATTCCACTCTCCGCTGCTCTGCCTCTTCCTTCTCCGAGAAGCACCACCCCAACTCCCCCAACTCCGATGACGTCGTCGAGCTTCCTCTCTTCCCTCTCCCTCTGGTGCTTTTCCCCGGCGCCATCCTCCCCTTGCAGATCTTCGAGTTCCGCTACCGCATCATGATGCACACACTCCTTCAAACAGACCTCCGCTTCGGCGTCATCTACACGGATGCCGTCTCCGGAACCGCCGCCGTTGGCTGCGTCGGCGAAGTCATAAAGCATGAGCGCCTCGTGGATGACCGCTTTTTCCTCATCTGTAAGGGCCAGGAACGGTTCCGAGTGAACAGTGTGGTGCGCACGAAACCCTACCTGGTCGCGCAGGTGACGTGGCTCGAGGACCGGCCATCTCCCTCCACCGACCTCGATCTGGACGGGTTGGCCACCGAGGTGGAGACCTACATGAAGGACGTTATCCGGTTATCCAACCGGTTGGGAGGGAAACCGGAGAAGGAGGTTGGGGATTTGAGAAGAAACCTGTTTCCAACGACGTTCTCGTTCTTCGTTGGCAGCACCTTCGAGGGCGCGCCAAGGGAGCAACAAGCGCTGCTTGAATTGGAGGACACCGCCGCCAGATTGAAGAGGGAGAAGGAAACATTGAAGAACACTCTTAATTACCTCACTGCTGCTTCTGCTGTTAAAGATGTTTTTCCCTCTTCTTCCAATTCTTCTTGA
- the LOC108343564 gene encoding zingipain-2, with the protein MKLLLSLILLFTLFLPFASASNTSDLFERWCKEHAKTYSSEEEKRYRFRVFEDNYAFVSQHNQNANVNNSTYTLSLNAFADLTHHEFKTSRLGFSPSLFRFKRVQNQQPRHLLHLPSEIDWRQSGAVTPVKDQASCGACWAFSATGAIEGINKIVTGSLESISEQELVDCDTSYNSGCEGGLMDYAYQFIIDNKGIDTEDDYPYQARQRSCNKDKLKRRIVTIDDYADLPPNEEELLKAVASQPVSVGICGSDRAFQLYSQGIFSGPCSTALDHAVLIVGYGSENGVDYWIVKNSWGRYWGMNGYIHMIRNSGDSKGICGINTLASYPIKTKPNPPPPPAPVRCNLFTHCSEGETCCCAKSFLGLCFSWKCCGLTSAVCCKDRRHCCPLDYPICDTKKSQCLKITNETTTITTGNQDFSNKPRGWKSH; encoded by the exons ATGAAATTGTTGTTGTCTCTCATCCTCCTCTTCACACTGTTCTTGCCTTTCGCCTCTGCCTCCAACACCTCCGATCTGTTCGAAAGGTGGTGCAAGGAACACGCCAAAACCTATTCTTCCGAGGAAGAGAAACGCTATAGGTTCCGCGTGTTCGAGGACAACTATGCCTTTGTCTCCCAACACAACCAGAACGCCAATGTTAACAATTCTACCTACACCCTCTCCCTCAACGCTTTCGCCGATCTCACCCACCATGAATTCAAAACCTCACGCCTTGGATTTTCCCCTTCCTTGTTTCGATTCAAGCGGGTTCAGAATCAACAACCCCGTCACCTTCTACACCTTCCTTCTGAGATCGATTGGAGACAGAGTGGCGCCGTTACACCCGTCAAAGACCAAGCAAGCTGCG GTGCATGTTGGGCGTTCTCAGCTACTGGTGCAATTGAAGGTATAAATAAGATTGTTACTGGGTCTCTTGAAAGCATTTCTGAACAAGAATTGGTAGATTGTGATACATCCTACAACAGTGGCTGTGAAGGTGGACTAATGGATTATGCATACCAATTTATCATTGACAACAAAGGGATCGATACAGAGGATGATTATCCATATCAAGCTCGGCAACGGTCTTGCAATAAGGACAAG TTAAAAAGGCGTATTGTTACAATTGATGATTATGCTGATTTGCCTCCGAACGAGGAAGAGCTACTAAAGGCCGTTGCTTCGCAGCCTGTAAGTGTAGGCATATGTGGTAGTGACAGAGCTTTCCAGTTGTACTCACAG GGTATCTTCTCCGGACCATGCTCAACTGCTTTGGATCATGCAGTATTGATAGTAGGATATGGTTCAGAAAATGGAGTTGATTATTGGATTGTAAAGAACTCATGGGGAAGATATTGGGGAATGAATGGTTACATACACATGATACGGAACAGTGGCGATTCCAAAGGGATATGTGGAATCAACACGTTAGCTTCATATCCTATCAAGACCAAGCCTAATCCTCCTCCTCCCCCAGCTCCTGTAAGATGTAATCTGTTCACTCACTGTTCAGAAGGAGAAACTTGTTGTTGTGCCAAGAGCTTTCTTGGATTATGTTTTTCTTGGAAATGCTGTGGGTTAACTTCTGCTGTGTGTTGTAAAGACAGGCGGCATTGTTGCCCCCTTGATTATCCAATTTGTGATACAAAAAAGAGTCAATGTTTAAAG ATTACAAATGAGACTACAACAATCACAACCGGAAATCAAGATTTCTCCAACAAGCCAAGAGGTTGGAAATCTCATTGA